The proteins below come from a single Pseudochaenichthys georgianus chromosome 14, fPseGeo1.2, whole genome shotgun sequence genomic window:
- the fgfr4 gene encoding fibroblast growth factor receptor 4: protein MARVCTFCVVLLCLMETVSARVIDEGRTKDLRVSRPLINPGYPENTTAVVGGQAKLVCKIHRPSSTKVQWLKTEVSESVAPTLRALTPLQINASKVNTLHLSNITLEDAGEYLCMAEGSHAGQTVQAMHAAWLDVLPGIVLSKTEDLTVAEIPSDVIEDLSEDTTEHLLIDPGNVLKLRCDASTRPGMAVTWYREGVRVQATPRCQIRGTIMEITDVTYEDSGVYVCVLRGTKEPVRNFTITVADSLGSGDDDEDNDLEDSSAEIENDQVYISRGPYWTHTQRMEKKLYAVPAGNTVKFRCPSMGSPLPSIRWLKNGREFRGEHRIGGIKLRHQHWSLVMESVVPSDRGNYTCMVDNKYGSITHSYVLDVLERSPHRPILQAGLPANTTAVVGSDVQFHCKVYSDAQPHIQWLKHIERNGSRYGSDGTPYVRVLKTGSLNMSEVEVLYLAKVTMEDAGEYTCLAGNSIGFAHQSAWLVVLSEEEAADALDTMETKYTDIIIYACGFLALIMAIVIVVLCRMQVHPRREPFDALPVQKLSKFPLRRQYSVDSNSSGKSSASLMRVARLSSSCSPMLAGVMEFELPYDPVWEFPRENLTLGKPLGEGCFGQVVRADAYGINKDSPDPASTVAVKMLKDDATDKDLADLISEMELMKVMDKHKNIINLLGVCTQDGPLYVLVEYASKGSLREYLRARRPPGMDYTFDVTKVPEEQLTFKDLLSCAYQVARGMEYLASKRCIHRDLAARNVLVTEDNVMKIADFGLARGVHQIDYYKKTTNGRLPVKWMAPEALFDRVYTHQSDVWSFGVLMWEIFTLGGSPYPGIPVEELFKLLKEGHRMDKPSNCTHELYMMMRECWHAVPTQRPTFKQLVEELDKVLLSISDEYLDLSTPFEQYSPSCEDTSSSCSSDNDSVFTHDALPTDPCLLGYQDVRNRIDMKKTLT, encoded by the exons ATCTGCGGGTTTCCAGGCCTCTGATTAACCCAGGTTAcccagaaaacactacagctgTGGTGGGCGGCCAGGCGAAGCTGGTGTGTAAAATCCACCGGCCGTCGTCCACCAAGGTGCAGTGGCTGAAGACGGAGGTCAGCGAGAGCGTAGCGCCTACTCTCAGGGCTCTAACG CCTTTGCAGATCAATGCATCGAAGGTGAACACGTTGCATCTGTCCAACATCACTCTGGAGGATGCAGGAGAGTACCTCTGCATGGCTGAAGGATCTCATGCAGGACAGACAGTGCAGGCCATGCATGCGGCGTGGCTGGACGTCCTGCCTG GTATCGTCCTTTCTAAAACGGAGGACTTGACTGTTGCTGAAATCCCATCAG ATGTTATTGAGGACCTGAGTGAGGACACCACCGAGCATCTTCTGATCGACCCGGGAAACGTCCTGAAGCTGCGCTGCGATGCGAGCACCCGGCCCGGCATGGCGGTCACATGGTACAGGGAGGGGGTCCGAGTTCAGGCCACGCCTCGCTGCCAGATCCGAGGCACCATCATGGAGATCACAGACGTCACGTATGAGGACTCTGGCGTGTATGTCTGTGTTCTCCGGGGAACCAAAGAGCCTGTGAGGAACTTCACCATCACTGTGGCCG ACTCTTTGGGGTCAGGGGATGACGATGAAGACAATGACCTGGAGGACTCATCAGCTGAGATCGAAAACGACCAGGTTTACATCTCAAGAg GTCCCTATTGGACCCACACCCAGCGCATGGAGAAGAAGCTGTACGCTGTTCCTGCGGGAAACACGGTGAAGTTTCGTTGCCCGTCTATGGGAAGCCCCTTGCCGAGCATCCGCTGGCTCAAAAACGGACGAGAGTTTCGAGGCGAGCACCGCATCGGGGGTATCAAG CTGAGACACCAGCACTGGAGCCTTGTGATGGAGAGTGTGGTGCCTTCAGACAGAGGAAACTACACCTGCATGGTGGACAACAAATATGGGTCCATCACTCACAGCTACGTTCTCGATGTCCTCG AGCGCTCCCCCCACAGACCCATCCTGCAGGCCGGTCTCCCCGCCAACACCACAGCGGTGGTGGGCAGCGACGTCCAGTTCCACTGCAAGGTCTACAGCGACGCCCAGCCTCACATCCAGTGGCTCAAACACATCGAGAGGAACGGCAGCCGCTACGGTTCAGATGGGACGCCCTACGTTCGAGTCCTCAAG ACCGGCAGTCTGAACATGTCCGAGGTGGAGGTGCTCTACCTGGCTAAAGTCACCATGGAGGATGCAGGAGAATACACGTGTCTGGCTGGAAATTCAATTGGATTCGCTCACCAGTCCGCCTGGCTCGTCGTCCTTTCAG AGGAGGAAGCGGCAGACGCTCTGGACACCATGGAGACCAAGTACACCGACATCATCATCTACGCCTGTGGTTTCCTGGCTCTCATCATGGCCATCGTCATCGTGGTGTTGTGTCGAATGCAGGTTCACCCCAGAAGGGAGCCGTTTGACGCACTTCCCGTCCAGAAGCTCTCCAAGTTTCCTCTTCGCAGACAG TACTCGGTGGACTCGAACTCATCGGGGAAGTCCAGTGCGTCTCTGATGAGGGTCGCTCGCCTCTCGTCCAGCTGCTCTCCGATGCTCGCTGGAGTCATGGAGTTTGAGTTGCCCTACGACCCCGTCTGGGAGTTCCCCAGAGAGAA tttaacGTTGGGTAAACCTCTGGGAGAAGGCTGCTTTGGTCAGGTGGTCAGAGCCGATGCTTACGGCATCAACAAGGACTCTCCGGATCCCGCCTCAACGGTGGCGGTTAAGATGCTCAAAG ACGACGCGACCGACAAAGACCTTGCTGACCTGATCTCGGAGATGGAGCTGATGAAGGTGATGGACAAACACAAGAACATCATCAATCTGCTCGGAGTCTGCACACAGGATG GCCCTCTGTATGTGCTGGTGGAGTACGCCTCTAAAGGCAGTCTGAGGGAGTACCTGCGGGCGAGGAGACCCCCGGGCATGGACTACACCTTTGATGTGACCAAGGTGCCTGAAGAGCAGCTCACCTTCAAAGACCTGCTGTCCTGCGCCTACCAGGTGGCCCGAGGGATGGAGTACCTGGCGTCAAAAAGG TGCATCCACCGAGATCTGGCAGCCAGAAACGTGCTGGTGACGGAGGACAACGTGATGAAGATCGCTGACTTCGGCCTGGCCAGAGGAGTCCACCAGATCGACTACTACAAGAAAACCACCAAC GGACGTCTGCCGGTGAAATGGATGGCACCCGAGGCTTTGTTTGACAGAGTGTACACACACCAGAGCGACGT GTGGTCTTTTGGCGTGTTAATGTGGGAGATCTTCACGCTAGGTGGCTCTCCGTACCCCGGTATCCCCGTCGAGGAACTCTTCAAGCTGCTGAAGGAAGGACATCGCATGGACAAACCCTCCAACTGCACGCATGAACT CTACATGATGATGCGAGAGTGCTGGCATGCGGTCCCCACCCAGAGGCCGACCTTCAAGCAGCTGGTGGAGGAGCTGGACAAAGTGCTGCTGTCCATCTCTGACGAG TACTTGGACCTGTCGACGCCCTTCGAGCAGTACTCCCCGTCGTGCGAGGACACGTCCAGCTCCTGCTCCTCCGACAACGACTCTGTTTTTACCCATGATGCCTTGCCCACCGACCCCTGCCTCCTGGGATACCAAGACGTGCGCAACCGGATAGACATGAAGAAGACACTCACATAA